From one Caldithrix abyssi DSM 13497 genomic stretch:
- a CDS encoding non-ribosomal peptide synthetase produces MGIQNKQKNIEAIYPLSPLQQGMLFHYIYNPEAATYFEQFSVKLHGQIDPELLKKAWQTVVNRHSALRTSFVWKKVDKMLQVVHRQVPIELIQHDWRSLPENQQTQKLTEYAEADRKQGFNLAKAPLLRFHLIRLKDDLYQFIWSFHHLLADGWSMPIILKEAFTVYEAAVNKQPLQLPPVRPYKDYITWLQKQDLNRAREYWQSLLQDFTPAALPFIHARDDETQNDFRAHEIIEFSEDFSEKLQNLARENQITVNNLIQAAWGILLSHYLNNEDVVFGATVSGRPPQLHGVENMVGMFINTLPVRVRFDQRTTILDLLKDLQKQAAATRDVEFTPLVEIQGWLELPREMPLFDTIVVFENYPVDSAMQRVQASIQFSDFHSFEKSNYPLSLIAAFSNVLSLKLAYENARVDKEQIDLLIDQLKLILQSFVQNPRLRIKEIPALNQAQKQRILQEWNALQIPFEDQITIHQKFEQTVEQQPERPAVVFQQQSLTFAQLNAKANQLAHFLIQQGVKPEDTVGLCMDRSIEMIVGLLGILKAGAAYVPLSPDYPQERLLFSVQDTEMKFLLTLKAHRQKLEDLPAALLVLDDDQSPLRQQAEDNPQVKVRPQNLAYIIYTSGSTGKPKGVMINHRSVMNLAANLQHFIYQPLNFKQANISLNAPLIFDASMQRIIMMMHGHTLHIIPEEIRGDGQAMVQFFRKNKIDLADGVPSQLKLMLEAGLLDEGARWPKAFTTGGEALDETLWRAIGRQERIVFFNMYGPTECTVDASITKIQGSGPRPTIGRALANTKFYVLNRNLQPTPIGAPGELHVSGENLARGYLKRADLTAQAFMPDPFSEMGGQRMYKTGDLVRWRPDGMLEFLGRVDAQVKLRGFRIELGEIENALRNHPQIKDAVALLREDQPGNPYLAAYCITRDGQAVDRLELRDFLREHLPEYMLPTAFVFLDSFPLTASGKIFHRRLPRPQESDVAGGGEKIAPRNAAEELLATLWQDVLKIKEVGAFDNFFDLGGHSLLATQMVSRVRDAFGVELPLRQIFETPVLADLALKIEELKSQEHGLQAPPITPAPRDKDLPLSFAQQRLWFLDRLSEGSANYNIPSAVRLKGHLNVERLKQSIEEIVRRHEILRTTFEERRGDAIQVIHEQMEVAIPTVDLSDMPEEQALRKARELARADALKPFDLEKGPLFRILLLKLNDNDHLVLFNMHHIITDGWSTGILVREMAAIYNALSEDKPSPLSPLAIQYADFAVWQQNWLQGEVLEKHLQFWQEYIGENPPVLELSTDHPRPAMQTFNGRSLRYDLPADLSQQVVKFSQKQGVTLFMTLLAAFQSLMHRYSGQDKILIGSPIANRNRSEIENLIGFFVNTLVFKAEFEHDLDFKTLVKQVRENTLQAYAHQDLPFEKLVEALQPERDMSHSPIFQVAFILQNMPSEQLKLKHITIESFPPENPTSKYDLTLYTGQGDNGLVCFWEYNTDLFEEATIRRMMQHFENLLRQATAHPDHKIDYIDFLTEQEKNWLFKEWNNTARPFPADKTVHALFEELAAKQPEQPAVQYEDQILSYDQLNRKANQLARYLKESGLQTDQIVGISLPRSLNVAVAILGILKAGGGFLNIDPAYPRDRIAYMIEDSGLRFVITDQKLAEMLPLDKTKAILLDRDEALMEKHSEQNLNLPIDPDNLAYVIYTSGSTGKPKGTLLGHRGLCNLFQAQQAAFNIRRQSRILQFSSLSFDASVWETVMALLNGATLVYTSQENLVTGQGLHAVLKDQKITTVTLPPSVLAVLPEEPLPELKTIITAGEKCTSDLVQRWGKGRQFVNAYGPTETTVCASMYETDPQAPIEPPIGKPIDNFQLYVVDQHLMPVPVGVPGELCIAGVGLARGYLNRPALSAERFVANPFSEKAGERMYRSGDLVRWRSDGNLEFLGRIDHQVKLRGFRIELGEIEAILTGHPKIRDAAALVREDTPGHQLLVAYYVTEDGASLVSGELKSYLKEQLPDYMVPAVFVHLEKMPLTPNGKVDRKALPKPDQQRDVSSAYVAPRNESEQTLVEIVGELLNLQKVGVHDNFFDLGGHSLLATKFMSRIRDKFNVELPLRILFEKPTVAELAKAIEEQQSAPAEETITRVEREEKSLEELLTELDQLSDEEVKRLLDEEHENDGD; encoded by the coding sequence ATGGGAATACAAAACAAACAAAAAAACATAGAAGCCATCTACCCATTGTCGCCCCTGCAACAGGGCATGCTCTTCCACTATATTTACAATCCGGAAGCGGCTACTTACTTTGAGCAGTTTTCGGTTAAATTGCACGGACAGATTGATCCGGAACTTTTAAAGAAAGCCTGGCAAACCGTGGTCAATCGCCACAGCGCTCTGCGCACTTCCTTTGTCTGGAAAAAAGTGGACAAAATGCTGCAGGTGGTGCACCGCCAGGTACCCATTGAATTGATCCAGCACGACTGGCGTTCTTTGCCTGAAAATCAGCAGACACAAAAACTAACTGAATACGCCGAAGCCGACCGGAAACAGGGCTTTAACCTGGCCAAAGCTCCCCTACTCCGATTCCATTTAATCCGTTTGAAGGATGATTTGTACCAGTTTATCTGGTCGTTTCATCACCTGCTGGCCGACGGCTGGTCCATGCCCATCATTTTAAAAGAGGCCTTTACCGTTTACGAAGCCGCGGTGAACAAACAGCCGCTCCAACTGCCGCCCGTACGCCCTTACAAAGATTACATTACCTGGCTGCAAAAACAGGATTTAAACAGGGCGCGGGAATACTGGCAATCGTTACTGCAGGATTTTACGCCGGCTGCCCTGCCCTTCATTCACGCCAGAGACGACGAGACGCAAAACGATTTTCGAGCGCACGAAATCATTGAATTTTCAGAGGATTTTTCCGAAAAGCTGCAGAACCTGGCTCGCGAAAACCAGATTACGGTGAATAATCTAATTCAGGCAGCGTGGGGCATCTTGCTCTCGCACTATCTGAACAACGAGGACGTGGTTTTCGGCGCCACGGTTTCCGGCCGCCCGCCGCAGTTGCACGGCGTGGAAAACATGGTTGGTATGTTTATCAACACGCTGCCGGTGCGCGTGCGCTTTGACCAGCGGACAACCATTCTCGACCTGTTAAAAGACCTGCAAAAACAGGCGGCCGCCACTCGGGACGTCGAATTTACGCCGCTGGTGGAAATTCAGGGCTGGCTCGAATTGCCGCGCGAAATGCCCCTTTTTGATACGATTGTCGTGTTTGAGAACTACCCGGTCGATTCGGCCATGCAGCGCGTGCAGGCCAGCATTCAATTCTCCGATTTTCACTCCTTCGAAAAGAGCAACTACCCCCTGTCCTTGATTGCCGCCTTTTCCAATGTGCTGTCCTTAAAATTAGCCTACGAAAACGCCCGCGTGGATAAAGAGCAAATCGATCTGTTAATCGATCAATTAAAATTGATTTTACAGTCTTTTGTGCAAAATCCGCGTCTGCGCATTAAAGAGATTCCCGCCTTGAACCAGGCGCAAAAACAGCGCATCCTGCAGGAATGGAACGCACTGCAAATTCCCTTTGAAGATCAAATAACCATCCATCAAAAATTTGAGCAAACGGTCGAACAGCAGCCCGAGCGGCCAGCCGTTGTCTTTCAACAGCAGTCGCTGACCTTTGCCCAATTAAACGCTAAGGCCAATCAGCTTGCACATTTTCTCATTCAACAGGGCGTAAAGCCGGAAGACACGGTCGGGTTGTGCATGGATCGTTCAATAGAGATGATCGTCGGCCTGCTGGGCATTTTAAAGGCCGGCGCCGCTTACGTGCCGCTCTCGCCGGACTATCCGCAGGAACGATTGCTCTTTTCCGTTCAGGATACGGAAATGAAATTTTTACTAACATTAAAAGCTCATCGGCAAAAGCTGGAAGACCTGCCCGCTGCCTTGCTGGTTTTAGATGACGATCAGAGCCCGCTGCGGCAGCAGGCTGAGGACAATCCGCAGGTTAAAGTGCGGCCGCAGAATCTGGCCTACATTATTTACACATCCGGCTCCACCGGCAAACCGAAGGGCGTAATGATTAACCATCGTTCGGTCATGAATCTGGCGGCCAATTTGCAGCATTTTATTTACCAGCCGCTGAATTTTAAGCAGGCAAACATCAGCCTGAACGCCCCGCTGATATTCGACGCGTCCATGCAGCGCATCATTATGATGATGCACGGCCACACTTTACACATCATCCCCGAAGAAATCCGCGGCGATGGCCAGGCCATGGTTCAGTTTTTCCGAAAAAACAAAATCGATCTGGCCGATGGCGTGCCTTCTCAGCTTAAATTAATGCTCGAAGCCGGGTTACTGGATGAAGGAGCTCGCTGGCCCAAAGCCTTTACCACCGGCGGCGAGGCTCTGGACGAAACCCTGTGGCGCGCCATTGGACGGCAGGAACGCATTGTCTTTTTTAACATGTACGGGCCTACCGAATGCACGGTAGACGCCTCCATCACCAAAATTCAGGGCAGCGGTCCCCGGCCGACCATCGGGCGCGCCCTGGCCAATACAAAGTTTTACGTTTTAAACCGCAATCTGCAGCCAACGCCCATCGGCGCTCCCGGCGAACTGCACGTAAGCGGAGAAAATTTGGCGCGCGGGTATTTAAAGCGTGCCGACCTTACGGCACAGGCCTTTATGCCCGATCCCTTTTCGGAAATGGGCGGCCAACGCATGTACAAGACCGGCGACCTGGTTCGCTGGCGCCCGGACGGCATGCTGGAATTTTTGGGGCGAGTTGACGCCCAGGTGAAATTACGCGGTTTTCGCATCGAATTAGGTGAAATTGAAAACGCGCTTCGTAATCATCCGCAAATCAAAGATGCTGTGGCGCTTTTGCGTGAAGATCAACCGGGTAATCCCTACCTTGCGGCCTACTGCATTACGCGCGACGGCCAGGCGGTCGATCGGCTGGAGCTGCGTGACTTTTTACGCGAACATCTGCCGGAATACATGCTGCCCACGGCCTTTGTCTTTCTGGATTCTTTTCCCTTAACGGCCAGCGGAAAAATCTTCCATCGACGTCTTCCCCGACCACAGGAATCGGATGTTGCAGGCGGCGGTGAAAAAATCGCCCCGCGCAATGCAGCGGAAGAGCTGCTGGCCACACTCTGGCAGGACGTTTTAAAAATTAAAGAGGTGGGCGCCTTTGACAACTTTTTCGATTTAGGCGGGCACTCCCTGCTGGCCACACAAATGGTTTCTCGAGTGCGGGATGCTTTTGGCGTGGAACTGCCCCTGCGTCAAATATTCGAAACGCCGGTACTGGCCGATCTGGCTTTAAAAATCGAAGAGCTGAAGTCGCAGGAACATGGTTTACAGGCTCCGCCCATTACGCCGGCGCCGCGCGACAAAGACCTGCCGCTTTCTTTTGCCCAGCAACGATTGTGGTTTTTAGACAGGCTGTCTGAGGGCTCGGCCAACTACAACATCCCCTCGGCAGTGCGCTTAAAAGGCCACCTGAACGTTGAACGATTAAAACAGAGCATTGAAGAAATTGTCCGGCGCCATGAAATTTTACGCACCACCTTTGAAGAACGGCGCGGCGACGCTATCCAGGTCATTCATGAGCAAATGGAAGTCGCCATTCCTACGGTCGATTTAAGCGATATGCCGGAAGAACAAGCGCTGCGCAAGGCGCGCGAGCTGGCCCGTGCCGATGCTTTAAAACCGTTCGATCTGGAAAAAGGACCGCTGTTTCGCATTCTTCTTTTAAAACTCAATGACAACGACCATCTGGTGTTATTCAACATGCACCACATCATCACCGACGGCTGGTCAACGGGCATTTTAGTCCGCGAGATGGCCGCCATTTACAACGCGTTAAGCGAGGACAAGCCCTCGCCGCTATCTCCGCTGGCCATTCAGTACGCGGACTTTGCCGTGTGGCAGCAAAACTGGCTGCAGGGCGAAGTATTAGAAAAACATCTCCAATTCTGGCAGGAGTACATCGGCGAAAATCCGCCGGTACTGGAGCTGTCCACCGATCATCCGCGGCCGGCCATGCAAACCTTTAACGGCCGTTCTTTGCGCTACGACCTGCCCGCCGATCTTTCTCAGCAGGTGGTAAAATTCAGCCAGAAGCAGGGCGTAACCCTGTTCATGACTTTGCTGGCCGCTTTTCAATCTTTGATGCACCGTTATTCCGGCCAGGATAAAATTCTGATCGGTTCGCCTATCGCCAATCGCAACCGTTCAGAAATCGAAAATCTAATCGGCTTTTTTGTGAACACGCTGGTTTTTAAAGCCGAATTTGAACACGACCTCGACTTTAAGACGCTGGTCAAACAGGTGCGCGAAAACACGCTGCAGGCTTACGCCCATCAGGATTTGCCTTTCGAAAAATTAGTGGAAGCCCTGCAGCCAGAACGCGATATGAGCCACTCGCCCATCTTTCAGGTGGCGTTCATCTTGCAAAACATGCCCTCGGAACAACTTAAACTGAAACACATCACCATCGAATCCTTTCCGCCGGAAAACCCGACCTCTAAATACGATTTGACTCTGTACACCGGACAGGGCGACAACGGGCTGGTTTGCTTCTGGGAATACAATACCGATCTTTTCGAAGAAGCCACCATCCGCCGCATGATGCAACACTTCGAAAATCTGCTGCGTCAGGCCACCGCCCATCCCGACCATAAAATCGATTACATCGACTTTTTGACGGAGCAGGAAAAGAACTGGCTCTTTAAAGAATGGAACAACACGGCGCGTCCCTTTCCGGCCGACAAAACGGTTCACGCCCTGTTTGAAGAACTGGCCGCAAAGCAGCCCGAACAGCCCGCCGTGCAATACGAAGATCAAATCCTCAGCTACGATCAGTTAAACCGCAAAGCCAATCAACTGGCGCGCTACCTTAAAGAAAGCGGTTTGCAGACCGACCAGATCGTGGGCATCAGTCTGCCTCGTTCTCTAAATGTGGCCGTGGCCATCCTGGGTATTTTAAAGGCAGGCGGCGGATTTTTAAATATCGATCCGGCCTATCCGCGCGATCGCATCGCTTACATGATCGAAGATTCCGGTTTGCGATTTGTCATCACCGATCAAAAACTGGCGGAAATGCTTCCCCTTGACAAAACAAAAGCGATTTTACTCGATCGGGATGAGGCGTTGATGGAAAAACACTCGGAGCAAAATTTAAACCTGCCGATTGATCCGGACAATCTGGCCTACGTTATTTACACCTCGGGTTCTACCGGAAAGCCCAAAGGCACGCTTTTAGGTCATCGCGGACTGTGTAATCTTTTTCAGGCGCAGCAAGCGGCCTTTAACATCCGCCGGCAAAGTCGCATTTTGCAGTTCTCATCGCTCAGCTTCGACGCTTCGGTCTGGGAAACGGTGATGGCCTTGCTCAATGGCGCTACGCTGGTGTACACCAGTCAGGAAAATCTGGTTACCGGCCAGGGCTTACACGCCGTACTTAAAGATCAGAAAATCACCACCGTTACGCTGCCGCCATCGGTGCTGGCCGTTCTTCCGGAAGAGCCGCTACCAGAGCTCAAAACCATCATTACCGCCGGCGAAAAATGCACCAGCGATCTGGTGCAGCGCTGGGGGAAAGGCAGGCAATTTGTAAACGCTTACGGCCCAACGGAGACCACGGTCTGCGCATCCATGTACGAAACCGATCCGCAGGCGCCCATTGAGCCGCCCATCGGCAAACCAATTGACAATTTTCAACTGTACGTGGTTGATCAACATTTAATGCCCGTACCGGTTGGCGTGCCCGGCGAATTGTGCATTGCCGGCGTAGGGCTGGCTCGCGGTTATTTGAATCGACCCGCGCTATCGGCCGAACGCTTTGTGGCCAATCCCTTTAGCGAAAAAGCAGGCGAACGCATGTACCGCAGCGGCGATCTGGTGCGCTGGCGATCGGACGGCAATCTGGAATTTTTAGGCCGCATTGACCACCAGGTCAAACTGCGCGGCTTTCGCATCGAATTAGGCGAAATCGAAGCCATTTTAACCGGCCATCCCAAAATTCGGGATGCCGCCGCGCTGGTGCGCGAAGACACGCCCGGCCATCAGCTGCTGGTTGCCTACTACGTAACGGAAGACGGCGCTTCGCTGGTCTCCGGCGAACTCAAATCCTATTTAAAAGAACAGCTGCCGGACTACATGGTACCCGCCGTGTTTGTGCATCTGGAAAAGATGCCTTTGACGCCAAACGGCAAGGTGGATCGCAAGGCCTTACCCAAACCGGATCAACAGCGCGACGTGAGCAGCGCGTATGTGGCGCCCCGTAACGAAAGCGAACAGACGCTGGTGGAAATCGTCGGCGAACTTTTAAATCTCCAGAAAGTAGGGGTCCACGACAATTTCTTTGATCTGGGCGGCCATTCGCTGCTGGCTACCAAATTCATGTCGCGCATCAGAGACAAATTCAACGTTGAGTTACCATTGCGCATTTTATTTGAAAAACCAACCGTTGCCGAGCTGGCCAAAGCGATTGAAGAACAACAATCGGCTCCTGCAGAAGAAACCATTACTCGCGTCGAGCGTGAAGAAAAGAGCCTGGAAGAGCTGCTCACTGAGCTGGATCAACTCTCCGATGAAGAAGTAAAGCGGCTTTTAGATGAGGAACATGAAAATGATGGAGATTAA
- a CDS encoding PIN domain nuclease, which produces MKKENIFIIDTSVWIEYFRHGKGEIFDLMEKLIDENMVLLCGPVEMEILSGLRLNEQKQISEILNLLPFSNSEREDYRLAGKMFNDLKKKGITVPPIDCLIAAIAIRRGAKVLTLDKHFKYFDALETNL; this is translated from the coding sequence ATGAAAAAAGAAAATATTTTTATAATTGACACCTCGGTCTGGATTGAATATTTTCGCCATGGTAAAGGTGAAATTTTTGATTTAATGGAAAAATTAATTGATGAAAACATGGTACTGCTTTGTGGACCAGTAGAAATGGAAATTCTATCCGGACTTCGATTAAATGAACAAAAACAAATTTCAGAAATTCTCAATCTTTTACCTTTTAGTAATTCTGAAAGAGAAGATTACAGATTAGCAGGTAAAATGTTTAATGATTTAAAGAAAAAAGGGATTACAGTACCTCCGATCGATTGTCTAATTGCCGCCATAGCCATTAGAAGGGGAGCAAAAGTTTTAACTCTGGATAAACATTTTAAATATTTCGACGCATTAGAAACAAATCTCTAA
- a CDS encoding type II toxin-antitoxin system VapB family antitoxin, which translates to MRTTINIPDEIMKELLSYSQTKSKTKAVSEALKDWIRMQKIKKLKSLRGKLKIEMDLEKQRAEDLKDLP; encoded by the coding sequence ATGCGTACAACCATCAATATTCCAGATGAAATCATGAAAGAACTTTTATCCTACTCTCAAACCAAATCAAAAACGAAAGCAGTTTCTGAAGCATTAAAGGATTGGATTCGTATGCAGAAAATCAAAAAGCTAAAATCATTACGAGGTAAGTTAAAGATCGAAATGGATCTGGAAAAACAACGAGCTGAGGATTTAAAGGACCTTCCATGA